In the Colletotrichum higginsianum IMI 349063 chromosome 7 map unlocalized unitig_7, whole genome shotgun sequence genome, one interval contains:
- a CDS encoding aminotransferase class-V: MESIYANYPEYKSTARLDDLRATDYGYLDKQDHLYLDFTGAGLAAQSQLRAHESRLERTLLGNPHSENPTSRSATHLVEDARARILAHLGASPDEYTAVFTPNATGAARLVAEAYPWTRRSRLVLTADNHNSVNGLREFARRGHARTVYVPVRAPELRVDPADLVTALKPPRRITGSRLFGGGGGGGNGGKGHKSSSSNNSNSNNSSSGSRKNGLFAYPAQSNFSGVRHPLSWVSLAQQQGYDVLLDAAAYLPTSRLDLSPSSGARPEFVIVSWYKLFGYPTGVGCLVVRRDALARLAGSRPWFSGGTIAAASVGVPWHVMAPDEAAFEDGTVNFLSIPDVRFGLDWLDGIGMDLIGTRVRCLTGWCLDRLRALQHGDGSPVVRIYGPTDMTARGGTICFNFLDVGGRIVDERLVAAESSARNISLRTGCFCNPGAGEAAFGLSKRVLEPLSRAQMQMKMQVQVMNSGGGGGGSADDYIRLLAPVGAVRISFGFVTTTGDVDRFIAFAEETYRDRLAPVNGLPTHDRC; encoded by the coding sequence ATGGAGAGCATCTACGCCAACTACCCCGAGTACAAGTCCACGGCccggctcgacgacctccgCGCGACGGACTACGGCTACCTCGACAAGCAGGACCATCTGTACCTCGACTTCACGGGCGCGGGCCTCGCGGCGCAGTCGCAGCTCCGCGCGCACGAGAGCCGGCTCGAGCGGACGCTCCTCGGCAACCCGCACTCGGAGAACCCGACGAGCCGGTCGGCCACccacctcgtcgaggacgcccgcgcccgcaTCCTCGCCCACCTCGGCGCCTCGCCGGACGAGTACACGGCCGTCTTCACCCCGAAcgccaccggcgccgcccgcctcgtcgccgaggcctaCCCCTGGACGCGCCGCTCGAGGCTCGTCCTCACCGCCGACAACCACAACTCGGTCAACGGCCTGCGCGAGTTCGCCCGTCGGGGTCATGCCCGCACCGTCTACGTGCCCGTCCGCGCGCCGGAGCTGAGGGTCGACCCGGCCGACCTGGTGACGGCGCTGAAGCCCCCTCGCAGGATAACGGGCAGTCGTCTgtttggtggcggcggcggcggcggtaacggcggcaagggacacaagagcagcagcagcaacaacagtaacagcaacaacagtaGTAGCGGTAGCAGGAAGAACGGTTTATTCGCGTACCCGGCCCAGAGCAACTTCAGCGGCGTCCGGCACCCGCTCTCGTGGGTGAGCCTcgcgcagcagcagggctACGACGTgctcctcgacgcggccgcctACCTGCCGACGTCGCGGCTCGAcctgtcgccgtcgtccgggGCGCGGCCCGAGTTCGTCATCGTCAGCTGGTACAAGCTGTTCGGGTACCCGACGGGGGTCGGGTGCCTCGTCGTGCGGcgcgacgccctcgcgcgGCTGGCGGGCTCGCGGCCGTGGTTCTCGGGCGGCACcatcgcggcggcctcggtcgGCGTGCCCTGGCACGTCATGGCgccggacgaggccgccttCGAGGACGGCACCGTCAACTTTCTGTCGATCCCGGACGTGCGCTTCGGGCTCGACTGgctcgacggcatcggcatggACCTCATCGGCACGCGGGTCCGGTGCCTGACGGGCTGGTGCCTCGACCGGCTCCGGGCGCTCCAGCACGGCGACGGGTCGCCCGTGGTGCGCATCTACGGCCCGACGGACATGACGGCGCGCGGCGGGACCATCTGCTTCAACTTCCTCGACGTGGGCGGCCGCATCGTGGACGAGCGGCTCGTGGcggccgagtcgtcggcgcgcaACATCTCGCTGCGGACCGGGTGCTTCTGCAAcccgggcgccggcgaggcggccTTTGGGCTGAGCAAGCGCGTGTTGGAGCCGCTGAGTCGGGCGCAGATGCAGATGAAGATGCAGGTGCAGGTCATGAacagcggtggcggcggcggtggctcGGCGGACGACTACATACGGCTGCTGGCGCCCGTCGGGGCCGTCCGGATCTCGTTCGGCTtcgtgacgacgacgggggaCGTCGACCGGTTCATAGCGTTTGCGGAGGAGACGTACCGGGACAGGCTGGCGCCGGTGAACGGGCTGCCGACACACGATCGGTGTTGA
- a CDS encoding Thioesterase family protein yields the protein MSASEELVPLSEATRITRLDSNVYGANLASGWCIGSVPNGGYVASVILRAASLHLAGRGQPDTISAHFEYVNRTEIGPAIVVVEEVKIGRNLSTVHVSLYQHDLQSSAPWFTPKSRKEVVGYFINTLLTVEKGLTLKTAWSMTPPTRPADFALLALDKDPHWAKRARLNARATSFARSHNNLEHYLPREGTPRGISDVWMRLKSGERFTNASLGYVVDANPTVIEAWRPRPDEEQTPFRSGEMFWYPTLALNLDVKKALPADGAEWLFIRSMAKVIRNGRLDLEVTVLDESGDVVALSTHVNMVLPAERNMKERSHVAGKL from the exons ATGTCCGCCTCGGAAGAGCTTGTACCTTTGAGCGAAGCCACCAGGATAACGAGACTAGACTCCAATGTCTACGGGGCCAATCTGGCTTCTGGGTGGTGCATTGGTTCAG TCCCGAATGGCGGCTACGTCGCGTCCGTGATATTGCGCGCGGCATCTCTGCACCTCGCAGGCCGTGGCCAGCCCGACACCATCTCTGCCCATTTCGAATACGTCAACCGCACCGAGATCGGGCCCGCGAtagtcgtcgtcgaggaggtcaagaTCGGCCGGAATCTCTCGACGGTGCACGTCTCGCTCTACCAGCACGACCTCCAGTCGTCGGCCCCTTGGTTCACGCCCAAGTCGCGGAAAGAGGTCGTCGGCTACTTCATCAACACGCTCCTGACCGTCGAGAAGGGCCTGACGCTCAAGACGGCGTGgtcgatgacgccgcccACCAGACCGGCCGacttcgccctcctcgccctggaTAAAGACCCGCACTGGGCGAAGCGGGCGAGGCTCAACGCCCGCGCGACGTCGTTTGCGCGCTCGCACAACAACCTGGAGCACTACCTGCCGCGCGAGGGGACGCCCCGCGGCATCTCGGACGTATGGATGCGCCTGAAGTCGGGCGAGAGGTTCACCAACGCCTCGCTCGGGTACGTCGTCGACGCGAACCCGACGGTCATCGAGGcctggaggccgaggcccgacgaggagcagacGCCGTTCCGCTCGGGCGAGATGTTCTGGTACCCGACGCTCGCGCTGAACCTGGACGTGAAGAAGGCGTTGCCCGCCGACGGGGCCGAGTGGCTCTTCATCCGGTCCATGGCCAAGGTGATCCGGAACGGCAGGCTCGATCTCGAGGTCACCGTTCTGGACGAGAGCGGAGACGTCGTGGCGCTGAGCACCCATGTCAACATGGTGCTGCCGGCGGAGAGGAATATGAAAGAGCGAAGTCATGTCGCGGGGAAGCTGTAG
- a CDS encoding C6 transcription factor, giving the protein MPVISSSATKPRRTLAGPIFRVRTGCLTCRGRKKKCDETKPRCRGCERNKLDCQWPSTTGSNGNGASRSARESSVSQSASRGGPGQHHAGGGAGGGAGASTASPASSTTTTTTTGASHSPQAVQDSSFALEAFDFASQPTTSSESPAAAATIGSSNSPGSNAQLSSAAAPIAAPVTPAPNAATTTAHHHNHHHHHHHIEDTDIAYHFDASDHSSIAGLLPDGPPPLPFTTIEGNDGDDDETVVPLVSSPLRRVSDASSSFVPRGMSLLGGNHDDNSLELLSHYLSATTISMANGSTMENPFSVQLIPLAFSSDLVLHLLLTQSAVHRAAKSLVPTTDRVATKYYNQSLRLFQQNISTFMGGQHGEESLILGIGALILCLVETAKGDVNGTILDHLMAAQSLILPFLSASNTFLHKTLKDFLTEYYLYTATVSMISIDVRLSDQLFLSNDLLLLATELVASSYIGSLCGCWLDLILLIPSVFDLGRRMMGHDDEGSPVAGRRRRQPSADDFILFAQLLSQIQNWQPNPTVSENVALAGYIYQKALLLYLHTALHPLSRDESNSHNINHNNIDNSSNSNDNSINNSNNNNNNNNSNSNSNSINNNNNNNNNNNSLHSAAVQAAVSGALSHLAQLDPSVRINTSLCWPITIIGSCVTDRGQQAFLHERLGHMFATIGLGNIRQTSVLLQHVWDHNEAVPADVGAGPWNVCRVMNEKQIWISFA; this is encoded by the exons ATGCCGGTCATCTCCTCTTCGGCGACTAAACCCCGCCGCACGCTTGCGGGTCCCATCTTCCGCGTCCGGACGGGGTGCCTGACCTGCCGCGGCCGTAAGAAGAAGTGCGACGAGACCAAGCCGCGCTGCCGCGGCTGCGAGCGGAATAAGCTGGACTGCCagtggccgtcgacgacgggatccaacggcaacggcgctTCGCGGTCCGCTCGGGAGTCGTCCGTCTCGCAAAGCGCCTCTCGGGGGGGCCCGGGGCAGCATCacgctggtggtggtgctggtggtggtgctggtgcttCGACTGCATCCCCAGCAAgctcaacgacgacaaccacGACGACAGGTGCATCTCATAGTCCGCAGGCTGTCCAAGACTCATCGTTTGCTCTCGAGGCCTTTGACTTTGCATCACAACCCACCACATCCTCAGAgtctcccgccgccgcggcgacgatTGGGTCGTCTAACAGTCCAGGGTCGAATGCTCAGTTGTCCAGTGCAGCCGCTCCCATCGCCGCACCCGTCACCCCAGCACCCAACGccgcaacgacgacggcccaTCATCAtaatcatcatcatcatcatcatcacatcGAGGACACAGATATAGCTTACCATTTCGACGCGTCAGACCACAGCTCCATCGCCGGGCTGTTGCCAGACGGGCCACCGCCTCTGCCCTTCACGACGATCGAGGGCAACGACggggacgatgacgagaccGTCGTCCCGCTGGTGTCCTCGCCGCTCCGGAGGGTGTCGGAcgcgagcagcagcttcgTGCCGAGGGGCATGAGCCTGCTGGGCGGGAACCACGACGACAACTCGCTCGAGCTGCTGAGCCACTACCTGAGCGCGACGACCATCAGCATGGCCAACGGGTCGACGATGGAGAACCCGTTCTCGGTGCAGCTCATCCCGCTGGCCTTCAGCAGCGACCTGGTCCTGCATCTCCTCCTCACCCAGAGCGCCGTCCACCGGGCCGCCAAGTCGCTcgtgccgacgacggacagAGTCGCGACAAAGTACTACAACCAGTCGCTGCGGCTCTTCCAGCAGAACATCTCGACCTTCATGGGCGGCCAGCACGGCGAGGAGTCGTTGATCCTGGGCATCGGGGCCCTGATTCTCTGTCTTGTCGAG ACGGCCAAGGGCGACGTCAACGGCACGATCCTCGACCACCTCATGGCGGCGCAGTCCCTGATCCTCCCGTTCCTCTCGGCCAGCAACACGTTCCTGCACAAGACGCTCAAGGACTTCCTGACCGAGTACTACCTCTACACGGCGACGGTCAGCATGATCTCCATCGACGTCCGGCTGAGCGACCAGCTCTTCCTCAGCAAcgacctgctgctcctcgccACCGAGCTCGTGGCGTCCTCGTACATCGGCAGCCTGtgcggctgctggctggaCCTGATCCTCCTGATCCCCTCCGTCTTCGACCTGGGCCGCCGCATGATGGggcacgacgacgagggcagcCCCGtggcagggcggcggcggcggcagccctcggccgacgacttcatcctcttcgcccAGCTGCTCAGCCAGATCCAGAACTGGCAGCCCAACCCGACGGTGAGCGAGAACGTCGCGCTGGCCGGCTACATCTACCAAAAGGCCCTGCTGCTTTATCTTCACACGGCGCTGCACCCGCTCTCGCGGGACGAGAGCAACAGCCATAACATCAACCACAATAACATCGACAATAGCAGTAACAGCAACGACAACAGtatcaacaacagcaacaacaacaacaacaacaacaatagCAATAGCAATagcaacagcatcaacaacaacaacaacaacaacaacaacaacaacagcctgCACTCCGCAGCGGTGCAAGCGGCCGTCAGCGGCGCCCTCTCGCACCTCGCGCAGCTGGACCCCAGCGTGCGCATCAACACGAGCCTGTGCTGgcccatcaccatcatcggctCCTGCGTGACGGACCGGGGCCAGCAGGCCTTCCTGCACGAGCGGCTCGGCCACATGTTCGCGACCATCGGGCTGGGCAACATCCGGCAGACGTcggtgctgctgcagcacgtCTGGGACCACAACGAGGCGGTGCcggccgacgtcggcgcggGGCCGTGGAACGTGTGCCGCGTGATGAACGAGAAGCAGATCTGGATCTCCTTTGCGTAA
- a CDS encoding Cytochrome p450 1a2 translates to MALVRLLAVHSTPLAAVCLLLTACLALRAVVARHQSRRRRRQGVPLPPGPPGEPILGHLRVIPTDNPEHAYAAWSKEYGSDVLYFNVLGQDVVVLNSVRAAVDLLDRRGANYCDRPRFVLFEEMGWRRTLTFLRWGPAFRMHRSVLQKSLSRTSIPAYRGLQQKEARTLVEGIVRDPGSWETALRRFATAVVMSIGFGVDVESDDDPYIRIAADASYALGHGGAPAGTLVDYFPLLRHLPDWLVRDRSLKFARDWKWAIRQLHDVPYAAVVAQKSPEHSLVKIMLDLQREQAAAGSPELAVDDIKGAAGAVYAAGQDTTWSTLVVFVLNMVLHPEVQEKAQRMIDEVVGDARLPTFEDRPRLPYIDYIVQETLRWCPVSPLGVPHRSLEDDVYNGMFIPKGSFVYANARAMTHDERTYSDPGRFDPDRYGPVEQGGRGEPFPVGHFGFGRRLCVGQHLAEANVWIVVASLLAAVEIGREIGPEGEEVVPEVELTNGLTSHPKPFPCRIKARDQRRWGLLGARSV, encoded by the coding sequence ATGGCCCTTGTCCGGCTACTAGCCGTCCACAGCACGCCCCTTGCCGCAGTATGTCTGCTTCTGACCGCGTGTCTCGCCCtgcgcgccgtcgtcgcccggcACCAGTCccgcagacggcggcggcagggtgTTCCGCTGCCCCCCGGCCCCCCCGGCGAGCCGATCCTGGGCCACCTCCGCGTCATCCCAACCGACAACCCGGAACACGCCTACGCCGCGTGGTCGAAAGAGTACGGGTCCGACGTGCTGTACTTCAACGTCCTGGGCCAGGACGTTGTCGTCCTCAACTcggtccgcgccgccgtcgacctcctgGACCGGCGCGGCGCCAACTACTGCGACCGCCCGCGCTTCGTCCTGTTCGAGGAGATGGGCTGGCGGCGCACGCTGACGTTCCTGCGGTGGGGCCCCGCGTTCCGGATGCACCGCAGCGTCCTGCAGAAGAGCCTCTCGCGGACGAGCATCCCGGCGTACCGCGGCCTGCAGCAGAAGGAGGCCCGGACGCTGGTGGAGGGCATCGTGAGGGATCCCGGGTCGTGGGAGACGGCCTTGCGGAGGTTCGCGACGGCGGTCGTGATGAGCATCGGCTTCGGGGTCGACGTGgagagcgacgacgacccgtATATCCGGATCGCCGCGGACGCGTCGTacgccctcggccacggAGGGGCGCCGGCCGGGACCCTTGTCGACTATTTCCCCCTACTGAGGCATCTGCCGGACTGGCTGGTCAGAGACCGCTCTCTCAAGTTCGCGCGGGACTGGAAATGGGCCATCCGGCAGCTCCACGACGTGCCGTatgcggcggtggtggcgcAGAAGAGTCCGGAACACAGCCTAGTTAAAATCATGCTCGATCTGCAAAGAGAACAGGCGGCAGCAGGGTCTCCAGAGTTGGCGGTGGACGACATAAAGGGGGCCGCAGGGGCGGTCTACGCCGCGGGTCAGGACACGACCTGGTccaccctcgtcgtcttcgtcctcaaCATGGTCCTCCACCCCGAGGTGCAGGAGAAGGCCCAGAGGATGattgacgaggtcgtcggaGACGCCAGGCTACCCACGTTTGAGGACCGACCGAGGCTGCCGTACATCGACTACATCGTCCAGGAGACCCTGCGATGGTGCCCCGTTTCCCCCCTCGGGGTGCCCCACCGCTCTTTGGAGGACGACGTATACAACGGCATGTTCATACCGAAAGGTTCCTTCGTCTACGCGAATGCCCGCGCCATGACGCACGACGAGCGCACGTACTCGGATCCCGGCCGCTTCGATCCCGATCGGTACGGCCCCGTCGAGcaaggcggccgcggcgagccGTTCCCCGTAGGGCATTTCGGCTTCGGCAGGAGGTTGTGCGTAGGGCAACatctcgccgaggccaacgtGTGGATTGTAGTCGCCTCTCTGCTCGCGGCGGTCGAAATAGGAAGAGAAATAGGCcccgagggagaggaggttGTACCCGAGGTGGAGTTGACTAACGGCCTTACAAGTCACCCTAAGCCCTTCCCGTGTCGAATCAAGGCCAGGGATCAGCGACGTTGGGGTTTGCTAGGTGCTCGTAGTGTATAA
- a CDS encoding Alanine racemase encodes MDYSLQNHRSFIGSKASDLPSPALILSLPVIKKNIERLHQDVEKAGVTLRPHVKTLKSLEVTRLMLGDGKFKKTVASTLSEIRGLLPLAKEGILDEAQVLYGLPPASGAIPFLSELRSSVKILLMIDHEKQISLLEEFAKKNPEAPTAPWDIYIKLDVGTKRAGLPLGSERLQKLIRRADESPAVSLYGFYCHAGHSYGCRTQEEAEGVLADEINGVLSAAKLIVGGDRKLTLSVGATPTAHVVGSLKTAIPANVTLELHAGNFPTNDLQQVATGLVAAEDQAIRVLAEVCSVYPERNEALINAGTIALSKETGPSPGFGSVVGKPGWAVVRMSQEHGIVGEAEVAAAGAGSKNAGPERRDVEANFEVGDRVFLNVQHACITAAAFYVYYVVDEDDVVRDTWVPWKGW; translated from the exons ATGGACTACTCGTTGCAGAACCACCGCTCCTTCATCGGCTCCAAGGCGTCCGACCTGCCCTCGCCCGCGTTGATCCTGAGCTTGCCGGTCATCAAGAAGAACATTGAGAGGTTGCATCAAGATGTGGAAAAGGCTGGAGTCACGCTCAGGCCGCACGTGAAGACACTCAAG AGCTTGGAAGTGACGCGTCTGATGCTCGGAGATGGGAAATTCAAAAAGACGGTCGCTTCCACGTTATCGGAGATTCGTGGGCTATTGCCCCTCGCCAAAGAGGGCATCTTAGATGAG GCCCAGGTTCTGTATGGACTCCCTCCCGCCTCAGGAGCCATCCCGTTCTTGAGCGAGCTCAGAAGCTCGGTCAAGATCCTCCTGATGATCGACCACGAGAAGCAGATCTCCCTGCTCGAGGAGTTTGCCAAGAAGAACCCCGAAGCCCCGACGGCGCCCTGGGACATCTACATCAAGCTCGACGTGGGCACCAAGcgcgccggcctgcccctcGGCAGCGAGCGCCTCCAGAAGCTCATCCGGCGCGCCGACGAGTCGCCGGCCGTCTCGCTGTACGGCTTCTACTGCCACGCCGGCCACTCGTACGGCTGCCGCAcgcaggaggaggccgagggcgtcctcgccgacgagatcaACGGCGTGTTGAGCGCCGCGAagctcatcgtcggcggggaCAGGAAACTCACGCTGTCCGTCGGGGCCACGCCGACGGCGCACGTCGTCGGCAGCCTGAAGACGGCAATCCCGGCCAACGTGACGCTGGAGCTCCACGCGG GCAACTTCCCTACAAACGACCTTCAACAGGTCGCGACGGGcctcgtcgcggccgaggaccaggccatccgcgtcctcgccgaggtgTGCAGCGTGTACCCGGAGCGCAACGAGGCGCTGATCAACGCCGGGACCATCGCCCTCTCCAAGGAGACGGGACCCTCCCCCGGCTTCGGCAGCGTGGTCGGAAAGCCCGGCTGGGCCGTGGTGCGCATGTCGCAGGAGCACGGCATCGTcggggaggccgaggtcgccgccgccggagccggcTCCAAGAACGCCGGGCCGGAGAGGagggacgtcgaggccaacttcgaggtcggcgaccgCGTCTTCCTCAACGTGCAGCACGCGTGCatcacggcggcggcgttctACGTGTACTACgtcgtggacgaggacgatgttgTGCGCGACACCTGGGTGCCGTGGAAGGGCTGGTGA
- a CDS encoding Cytochrome p450: protein MVLLRVPELSLSSLAGFTVALLFVSLALRVVYNLYLHPLARFHGPWYAASFSICSAIISNLKLEPQWLLFLAKRYGTAALKDIYWDPKCNTKGPLYGTGALGPPQIFSTIDGNDHRALRKALGGPQARIDDHVNLFVRRMSEYAERNQPVILSDKAAEFAADIMALVSFSTPWGFVANSRDERKILKSWRDGLPFFGFVGRFRWFRDVVMNTPWGVYFLPSTADDSGMGYLMKQANREVSERERRILEEGYVQEKPDYLQSCLEARMDGEPLTPTQKRAHVTLLIQAGADTTGTALGSTLRFLLTHERALARARAELAAAAAADRLSTPIQYEETRGHLPFFAACIKESLRLNPPAPNLFARVAPSPGGKVVDGTWVPPGAEMTSNANVVQRDPRLYAPDPEAFRPERWLGEEEEGEGGDASKEVIGEMEACAFVFGIGPRVCLGKDVAIMELYKLVPEIVRRFDFEVIREGKYVVAGGVAYNEGFEVQLRLRDNESKD from the exons ATGGTGTTGTTGCGCGTCCCCGAGCTGTCGCTGAGCTCCCTAGCCGGCTTCACCGTGGCACTTCTGTTCGTCTCGCTTGCTCTGCGTGTCGTATACAACCTTTACCTGCATCCGCTCGCCCGATTCCACGGCCCTTGGTACGCCGCGTCGTTCTCGATATGCTCCGCAATCATATCCAACCTCAAGCTCGAGCCGCAATGGTTGTTGTTCCTGGCCAAGCGTTATGGCA CTGCGGCGCTCAAGGACATCTACTGGGATCCAAAATGCAACACAAAAGGACCGCTGTACGGGACCGGGGCCCTTGGCCCGCCGCAGATTTTCTCTACCATCGACGGGAATGACCACAGAGCCTTGAGGAAAGCACTGGGTGGACCACAG GCGCGGATCGACGACCACGTCAATCTGTTCGTCCGCAGAATGAGCGAGTATGCCGAGCGGAACCAGCCCGTGATACTCTCCGACAAAGCGGC CGAgttcgccgccgacatcatGGCCCTCGTGTCGTTCTCGACCCCCTGGGGTTTCGTCGCCAACAGCCGAGACGAGCGCAAGATCCTCAAGAGCTGGCGCGACGGGCTGCCCTTcttcggcttcgtcggccGCTTCCGCTGGTTCCGCGACGTGGTGATGAACACGCCGTGGGGCGTCTACTTCCTCCCCAGCACGGCCGACGACTCCGGCATGGGGTACCTGATGAAGCAGGCCAACAGGGAGGTGTCGGAGAGGGAGCGGCGCATCCTCGAAGAGGGCTACGTCCAGGAGAAGCCCGATTATCTGCAATC CTGCCTCGAGGCCCGGATGGACGGCGAGCCCCTGACGCCGACGCAGAAACGAGCGCACGTCACGCTGCTCATCcaagccggcgccgacacGACGGGCACGGCGCTCGGCAGCACGCTGCGGTTCCTCCTGACGCACGAACGGGcgctcgcgcgcgcgcgcgccgagctggccgccgccgccgccgcggaccGCCTCAGCACGCCGATCCAGTACGAGGAGACGCGCGGCCACCTCCCCTTCTTCGCGGCGTGCATCAAGGAGTCTCTGCGGCTGaacccgccggcgccgaaccTCTTTGCGCGGgtggcgccgtcgccgggtgGCAAGGTCGTGGACGGGACGTGGGTGCCGCCCGGCGCGGAGATGACGAGCAACGCCAACGTCGTGCAGCGCGACCCGCGGCTGTACGCGCCGGACCCGGAAGCGTTCCGACCCGAGCGGTGGttgggggaggaagaggagggcgagggtggTGATGCCTCGAAAGAGGTGATTGGCGAGATGGAGGCTTGCGCTTTTGTCTTCGGCATCGGGCCGCGGGTGTGCCTGGGCAAGGACGTGGCCATCATGGAGTTGTACAAGCTGGTCCCGGAGATTGTTCGCCGGTTCGACTTTGAAGTGATCCGCGAAGGGAAATATGTCGTTGCTGGGGGCGTGGCGTACAACGAGGGGTTCGAGGTTCAACTCAGGTTGAGGGACAATGAGAGTAAAGACTGA
- a CDS encoding Paxu protein, with the protein MASKPDRFPGFTTVTDQIFVREGEEPADGAQPPPGQPRVVVIYSWGDAVPKHVAKYADGFRKLFPHARQIAVLAPILKALGQDLETRANNMKPVIDLAYPDVNTSATTTTTTAPDEDAVLLHVMSNTGGINYAGTLYAYQQKYGRPMPHRLSSYDSTPGSVVLTRANLRRWSLAMTLGTAGWFPWPFAVTQCIMAVFLLLNQAFEYLVGRESAPVFSVKAIGDPKYVSKGSRKLYLYSKEDPLIGWEDIEANMAESKGRGYAYNSVMFEGTGHVGHMRVFPDQYWGAIAAAWRET; encoded by the coding sequence ATGGCCTCAAAACCGGACCGCTTCCCCGGCTTCACAACCGTCACGGACCAAATCTTCGTCCGCGAAGGAGAAGAGCCGGCCGACGGCGCACAACCGCCGCCGGGCCAACCAAGGGTCGTCGTCATCTACAGCTGGGGCGACGCCGTCCCGAAGCACGTCGCCAAGTACGCCGACGGCTTCCGCAAGCTCTTCCCCCACGCGAGGCAGATCGCCGTCCTCGCGCCCATCCTAAAGGCCCTCGGACAGGACCTCGAGACCCGCGCGAACAACATGAAGCCCGTCATTGACCTCGCCTACCCAGACGTCAACACgtcagcgacgacgacgacgacgacagcgccggacgaagacgccgtccTGCTGCACGTCATGTCCAACACCGGCGGCATCAACTACGCCGGCACCCTCTACGCCTACCAGCAGAAATACGGCCGCCCTATGCCGCACCGCCTGTCGTCCTACGACTCGACGCCCGGCAGCGTCGTCCTGACGAGGGCCAACCTCCGCCGCTGGTCCCTCGCCATGACGCTCGGCACGGCCGGCTGGTTCCCCTGGCCCTTCGCCGTGACGCAGTGCATCATGGCCGTCTTCCTGCTGCTCAACCAGGCGTTCGAGTACCTCGTCGGCCGCGAGAGCGCGCCCGTCTTCAGCGTCAAGGCCATCGGCGACCCCAAGTACGTGTCCAAGGGCTCGCGCAAGCTGTACCTGTACAGCAAGGAGGACCCCCTCATCGGCTGGGAGGACATTGAGGCGAACATGGCCGAGTCCAAGGGCCGGGGCTACGCGTACAACTCCGTCATGTTCGAGGGGACCGGCCACGTCGGGCACATGCGCGTGTTTCCCGATCAGTACTGGGGCGCcatcgcggcggcgtggagGGAGACGTGA